In the genome of Clupea harengus unplaced genomic scaffold, Ch_v2.0.2, whole genome shotgun sequence, one region contains:
- the LOC122131941 gene encoding zinc finger FYVE domain-containing protein 16-like isoform X1 gives MDSFFKAAVCDLDKLLDDFELNTEELDCKPTTPSERPPPPPYPGASQCFVPAPPRVSNSLPDVNALHYCPATTLSSASKNQRDPESRERPLTGVDLLSSVDGRANKSLAPPCPDRALKPVCDLVNDTSSAAVNSHDAFRELEEAEKQLEEELLVDFSSPVLALPIGGAHGLGMNSLSDRAQQGSDPASSLSLLDVILPAAVERLGDLHESLLTSNNTEPLLLDGVEVLHSHTLLDGTHCLKEQIEPPVEENMVAQPVNHSREDVEEVSSVCDEVNAAVEDKAALADTQQLGDSSPEKLENCSVSPSADVETSMSCLPMAVSMCGSLVSSREASEVEAYEAEEKAEASSSEAEPEQPLIQPPTQEIQASAARSEERVSPEDPVSLEVAPEEVSEGMSPTSVSNVASPVHIISPATGEVPGGRLSPYEEMGCGSLPESSQSPRSDDGFSYQSEFGFANDYLPESEQAAMVTDEELDAFLKAQVDSTHSEIPSDNAVDDGFSELNGDMGVDTSLEGELRSCPGDSFASPESDQSFACVEESESSHPSTPSQDSNPCTPGMSPAVCVPNTTCNSTQQLYFGGARPKTLSGQGPRSPPAMQSQGEPHEASAPGEPKENSVHSPPGGETPSPQCEVPGSHYPNQERFESSLEYDELSEPPPYPGRTTGEGAASPDQAGHSEEGGLGSSQPSWVPDSEAPTCMNCAQKFTFTKRRHHCRACGKVYCAVCCSRKCRLKYLDKEARVCVVCYDSIQRGKCLFIFVCLFAGVCMWSVVT, from the exons ATGGATAGCTTTTTcaaggctgctgtgtgtgaccTAGACAAGCTGCTGGATGATTTTGAATTAAACACAG aAGAACTTGACTGCAAGCCAACTACACCCTCTGAgcgcccacctccacctccctacCCAGGTGCCTCTCAGTGTTTTGTGCCTGCGCCACCCAGAGTGTCCAACTCTCTGCCAGATGTCAATGCCCTCCACTACTGCCCAGCTACCACCCTCTCAAGCGCAAGCAAAAACCAAAGAGACCCAGAGTCAAGAGAGAGACCCCTGACGGGGGTAGATCTACTCTCCTCAGTTGATGGCCGGGCAAACAAGAGCCTAGCGCCTCCATGTCCAGACAGGGCCTTGAAGCCTGTGTGCGATCTGGTCAATGACACCAGTTCAGCTGCAGTGAACAGCCACGATGCCttcagagagctggaggaggcagagaagcaGCTGGAAGAGGAGCTTCTGGTGGACTTCAGTAGTCCAGTTTTGGCCTTACCCATCGGAGGAGCTCATGGGCTGGGAATGAACTCGCTTTCTGACAGGGCTCAGCAGGGATCTGACCCAGCAAGCTCACTCAGTCTGCTAGATGTGATCCTCCCCGCAGCTGTGGAGAGGTTAGGTGACCTCCACGAGAGCCTCCTGACCTCTAATAACACAGAACCATTACTTCTTGATGGTGTGGAGGTGCTACACAGCCATACTTTACTGGATGGTACACATTGCTTGAAAGAACAAATTGAGCCCCCCGTTGAGGAAAATATGGTTGCCCAACCTGTAAATCACAGTAGGGAAGATGTAGAAGAGGTTAGCTCTGTCTGCGATGAAGTAAATGCTGCTGTAGAGGACAAGGCTGCTTTAGCTGACACACAGCAGTTGGGCGATAGTTCCCCAGAGAAGCTAGAGAACTGCTCTGTGAGTCCCTCTGCTGATGTCGAGACTTCCATGTCCTGCCTCCCCATGGCCGTGTCCATGTGTGGTTCTCTGGTGAGCTCCAGAGAGGCCTCAGAGGTAGAGGCCTATGAAGCTGAAGAGAAAGCTGAGGCCTCTTCCTCTGAAGCTGAACCCGAGCAGCCGCTCATTCAGCCACCAACCCAGGAGATTCAGGCAAGTGCCGCAAGGTCAGAAGAGCGCGTGAGTCCGGAGGACCCTGTCAGTTTGGAGGTGGCTCCTGAGGAAGTGTCTGAAGGGATGTCTCCTACCTCGGTTTCCAATGTGGCTTCACCTGTTCACATCATTTCACCTGCCACAGGTGAGGTACCTGGTGGAAGACTGTCTCCGTATGAGGAGATGGGCTGCGGAAGCCTACCCGAGAGCAGCCAGTCACCACGCTCCGATGATGGATTCAGCTATCAGTCTGAGTTTGGCTTTGCCAACGATTACCTTCCTGAGAGTGAACAAGCTGCCATGGTGACCGATGAGGAACTGGATGCCTTTCTGAAGGCCCAGGTGGACTCGACCCATTCGGAGATCCCCTCGGATAATGCAGTTGATGATGGCTTCTCAGAGTTAAATGGCGACATGGGGGTGGACACGTCACTGGAAGGGGAGCTTCGGAGCTGTCCTGGGGACAGTTTTGCCTCTCCGGAGAGCGACCAGTCTTTTGCCTGTgtggaagagagcgagagctcccacccatccaccccaTCTCAAGACAGCAACCCTTGTACCCCAGGTATGTCACCAGCTGTATGTGTCCCCAACACCACTTGCAACTCCACCCAGCAGCTGTACTTTGGGGGTGCCCGGCCGAAAACCCTCTCCGGCCAGGGCCCAAGATCGCCACCGGCGATGCAGAGCCAAGGTGAACCCCATGAAGCGTCCGCTCCAGGGGAACCCAAAGAAAACAGTGTCCACTCCCCACCCGGTGGAGAGACCCCTAGTCCACAGTGCGAGGTCCCTGGTTCTCACTATCCCAATCAGGAACGTTTCGAGTCCAGCTTGGAGTACGACGAACTCTCAGAACCTCCCCCTTACCCTGGGAGGACGACTGGAGAAGGGGCAGCATCTCCTGACCAGGCAGGGCATTCAGAGGAAGGGGGGCTGGGGTCCAGTCAGCCCTCCTGGGTGCCTGATTCTGAGGCACCCACGTGCATGAACTGTGCACAGAAGTTCACCTTCACGAAACGACGGCATCACTGTCGAGCTTGTGGAAAA GTGTACTGCGCCGTCTGTTGCAGCAGGAAATGCCGACTCAAGTATTTGGACAAGGaggcgagagtgtgtgtggtctgctaTGACTCCATACAGAGAGGTAAGTGTctatttatatttgtttgtttgtttgctggtgtgtgcatgtggtctGTTGTGACATGA
- the LOC122131941 gene encoding zinc finger FYVE domain-containing protein 16-like isoform X2 — MDSFFKAAVCDLDKLLDDFELNTELDCKPTTPSERPPPPPYPGASQCFVPAPPRVSNSLPDVNALHYCPATTLSSASKNQRDPESRERPLTGVDLLSSVDGRANKSLAPPCPDRALKPVCDLVNDTSSAAVNSHDAFRELEEAEKQLEEELLVDFSSPVLALPIGGAHGLGMNSLSDRAQQGSDPASSLSLLDVILPAAVERLGDLHESLLTSNNTEPLLLDGVEVLHSHTLLDGTHCLKEQIEPPVEENMVAQPVNHSREDVEEVSSVCDEVNAAVEDKAALADTQQLGDSSPEKLENCSVSPSADVETSMSCLPMAVSMCGSLVSSREASEVEAYEAEEKAEASSSEAEPEQPLIQPPTQEIQASAARSEERVSPEDPVSLEVAPEEVSEGMSPTSVSNVASPVHIISPATGEVPGGRLSPYEEMGCGSLPESSQSPRSDDGFSYQSEFGFANDYLPESEQAAMVTDEELDAFLKAQVDSTHSEIPSDNAVDDGFSELNGDMGVDTSLEGELRSCPGDSFASPESDQSFACVEESESSHPSTPSQDSNPCTPGMSPAVCVPNTTCNSTQQLYFGGARPKTLSGQGPRSPPAMQSQGEPHEASAPGEPKENSVHSPPGGETPSPQCEVPGSHYPNQERFESSLEYDELSEPPPYPGRTTGEGAASPDQAGHSEEGGLGSSQPSWVPDSEAPTCMNCAQKFTFTKRRHHCRACGKVYCAVCCSRKCRLKYLDKEARVCVVCYDSIQRGKCLFIFVCLFAGVCMWSVVT, encoded by the exons ATGGATAGCTTTTTcaaggctgctgtgtgtgaccTAGACAAGCTGCTGGATGATTTTGAATTAAACACAG AACTTGACTGCAAGCCAACTACACCCTCTGAgcgcccacctccacctccctacCCAGGTGCCTCTCAGTGTTTTGTGCCTGCGCCACCCAGAGTGTCCAACTCTCTGCCAGATGTCAATGCCCTCCACTACTGCCCAGCTACCACCCTCTCAAGCGCAAGCAAAAACCAAAGAGACCCAGAGTCAAGAGAGAGACCCCTGACGGGGGTAGATCTACTCTCCTCAGTTGATGGCCGGGCAAACAAGAGCCTAGCGCCTCCATGTCCAGACAGGGCCTTGAAGCCTGTGTGCGATCTGGTCAATGACACCAGTTCAGCTGCAGTGAACAGCCACGATGCCttcagagagctggaggaggcagagaagcaGCTGGAAGAGGAGCTTCTGGTGGACTTCAGTAGTCCAGTTTTGGCCTTACCCATCGGAGGAGCTCATGGGCTGGGAATGAACTCGCTTTCTGACAGGGCTCAGCAGGGATCTGACCCAGCAAGCTCACTCAGTCTGCTAGATGTGATCCTCCCCGCAGCTGTGGAGAGGTTAGGTGACCTCCACGAGAGCCTCCTGACCTCTAATAACACAGAACCATTACTTCTTGATGGTGTGGAGGTGCTACACAGCCATACTTTACTGGATGGTACACATTGCTTGAAAGAACAAATTGAGCCCCCCGTTGAGGAAAATATGGTTGCCCAACCTGTAAATCACAGTAGGGAAGATGTAGAAGAGGTTAGCTCTGTCTGCGATGAAGTAAATGCTGCTGTAGAGGACAAGGCTGCTTTAGCTGACACACAGCAGTTGGGCGATAGTTCCCCAGAGAAGCTAGAGAACTGCTCTGTGAGTCCCTCTGCTGATGTCGAGACTTCCATGTCCTGCCTCCCCATGGCCGTGTCCATGTGTGGTTCTCTGGTGAGCTCCAGAGAGGCCTCAGAGGTAGAGGCCTATGAAGCTGAAGAGAAAGCTGAGGCCTCTTCCTCTGAAGCTGAACCCGAGCAGCCGCTCATTCAGCCACCAACCCAGGAGATTCAGGCAAGTGCCGCAAGGTCAGAAGAGCGCGTGAGTCCGGAGGACCCTGTCAGTTTGGAGGTGGCTCCTGAGGAAGTGTCTGAAGGGATGTCTCCTACCTCGGTTTCCAATGTGGCTTCACCTGTTCACATCATTTCACCTGCCACAGGTGAGGTACCTGGTGGAAGACTGTCTCCGTATGAGGAGATGGGCTGCGGAAGCCTACCCGAGAGCAGCCAGTCACCACGCTCCGATGATGGATTCAGCTATCAGTCTGAGTTTGGCTTTGCCAACGATTACCTTCCTGAGAGTGAACAAGCTGCCATGGTGACCGATGAGGAACTGGATGCCTTTCTGAAGGCCCAGGTGGACTCGACCCATTCGGAGATCCCCTCGGATAATGCAGTTGATGATGGCTTCTCAGAGTTAAATGGCGACATGGGGGTGGACACGTCACTGGAAGGGGAGCTTCGGAGCTGTCCTGGGGACAGTTTTGCCTCTCCGGAGAGCGACCAGTCTTTTGCCTGTgtggaagagagcgagagctcccacccatccaccccaTCTCAAGACAGCAACCCTTGTACCCCAGGTATGTCACCAGCTGTATGTGTCCCCAACACCACTTGCAACTCCACCCAGCAGCTGTACTTTGGGGGTGCCCGGCCGAAAACCCTCTCCGGCCAGGGCCCAAGATCGCCACCGGCGATGCAGAGCCAAGGTGAACCCCATGAAGCGTCCGCTCCAGGGGAACCCAAAGAAAACAGTGTCCACTCCCCACCCGGTGGAGAGACCCCTAGTCCACAGTGCGAGGTCCCTGGTTCTCACTATCCCAATCAGGAACGTTTCGAGTCCAGCTTGGAGTACGACGAACTCTCAGAACCTCCCCCTTACCCTGGGAGGACGACTGGAGAAGGGGCAGCATCTCCTGACCAGGCAGGGCATTCAGAGGAAGGGGGGCTGGGGTCCAGTCAGCCCTCCTGGGTGCCTGATTCTGAGGCACCCACGTGCATGAACTGTGCACAGAAGTTCACCTTCACGAAACGACGGCATCACTGTCGAGCTTGTGGAAAA GTGTACTGCGCCGTCTGTTGCAGCAGGAAATGCCGACTCAAGTATTTGGACAAGGaggcgagagtgtgtgtggtctgctaTGACTCCATACAGAGAGGTAAGTGTctatttatatttgtttgtttgtttgctggtgtgtgcatgtggtctGTTGTGACATGA